In Erwinia pyrifoliae DSM 12163, the genomic window TAGCAAGACCTGCTGCGCAATGGTGGTTGCTGTCAGTTCGGTTAACGTTGCCTGTATGTCCTGCGGCGGCAAAGCAGGATAAGATGACAACTGATTTTCAAGCCAGCGCAGATTGAAGTATTCACGCCCGGTACTTTTCGGAGCATGAAGGGCGAAATACGGGTCACCCAGCATTTGTTGCAGCAATGGGCGGACGATATTACCTGCCGCTCCCCAGGCTCCGTCCTTATCGTAAGCTTTTCCCTGCTGTCGCCAAATCCAGGCATCCAACAGCATATTACCCGGCCCCGTATCGAATCCACGCAGCTTCTGCCCTGGAATGAGCAACGACAGATTTGCAATGCCGCCTATGTTCAGTACCATTCGACGCTCGGTCGGATGCATTAACACCGCTTGATGAAAAGCCGGAACCAGTGGAGCGCCCTGCCCCCCTAACGCCATATCGCGCCGCCGGAAATCCCCCACGACGGTAATACCCGTTAAGGCCGCTAACTGATTGTTATCGCCTATTTGTAGCGAGTTGGGTGCCTCGCCCTGCGGCTCGTGCCACACCGTTTGACCGTGGCATCCGATCGCCGTTATCTCTTCTCCTGACAGCCCCTGCTGCTTAAGGAGTGCCAGCACCGCTTCAGCAAACAGCCTGCCCAGCCGGGTGTCCAGCTGCCCCAGCTGCGATAACGTCAACGATTGCCCCTGGCAAATAGCCAGAATCTGCTGGCGTAATGCCTGAGGGATCGGATGATAGTAGCTGGCCTGCTGCGCTACCATATTTTCATCAATCACCGCCATAACCACATCAATCCCGTCGAGACTGGTCCCGGACATAACACCAATATATCTTCCTGATTTCATTAATTTTTCACCTTTTTTCCGTAAGCCAGGTCTGTGATTCATTGCGTGAGCCTGGCAAATTTATCTGATGAATTCTATCGTCTGACAATTTTAAATTTTTTTCTTCGTTCCAAAGAATATCGAACTGTGATTGTATCCACGTTCAGATAACACGGGTTAGTTTTATTGCTGAATCCACAACACACTTAATGTGAGAAACATCGCGATTATTGTCTTATAATAATGCGATTACACGCTGCCCGCCGAATGCTCGCAGCACCTGCAATAAATAGGAGTTTTTAAGATGATGATGCGTTTATTAATCGTGGCGCTTACCGGGGTAACGCTGGCTGGTTGTGTAAATGATAGCTCGCTTTCAGGTGATGTTTACTCGGCTTCTGAAGCAAAGCAGATTCAGAACGTCACTTACGGTACGCTGGTTTCCGTGCGTCCAGTACAAATTCAGGGTGATGATAATACGAATGTCATCGGTGCGATTGGCGGTGCAGTTTTGGGCGGCTTCCTTGGTAATACGGTTGGCGGCGGCACCGGACGCAGTCTGGCCACCGCAGCCGGGGCGGTTGCCGGTGGCGTAGCCGGCCAGGGCGTGCAGAGTTCCATGAACAAAAGTCAGGGCGTTGAGCTGGAAATTCGCCGCGATGATGGCAGCACTATTGCAGTGGTACAGAAACAGGCAGCCAGCCGTTATTCAGTGGGTCAGCGCGTAGCGATGACCTCTAACGGCCG contains:
- the anmK gene encoding anhydro-N-acetylmuramic acid kinase; this translates as MKSGRYIGVMSGTSLDGIDVVMAVIDENMVAQQASYYHPIPQALRQQILAICQGQSLTLSQLGQLDTRLGRLFAEAVLALLKQQGLSGEEITAIGCHGQTVWHEPQGEAPNSLQIGDNNQLAALTGITVVGDFRRRDMALGGQGAPLVPAFHQAVLMHPTERRMVLNIGGIANLSLLIPGQKLRGFDTGPGNMLLDAWIWRQQGKAYDKDGAWGAAGNIVRPLLQQMLGDPYFALHAPKSTGREYFNLRWLENQLSSYPALPPQDIQATLTELTATTIAQQVLLGGGCDRLLVCGGGANNRLLMARLADHLSGTEVISTDKAGIGGDDMEALAFAWLAWRTLSGLPGNLPSVTGAREASVLGAIFPANRPL
- a CDS encoding glycine zipper 2TM domain-containing protein, producing MMMRLLIVALTGVTLAGCVNDSSLSGDVYSASEAKQIQNVTYGTLVSVRPVQIQGDDNTNVIGAIGGAVLGGFLGNTVGGGTGRSLATAAGAVAGGVAGQGVQSSMNKSQGVELEIRRDDGSTIAVVQKQAASRYSVGQRVAMTSNGREVTVSPR